The following proteins come from a genomic window of Ictidomys tridecemlineatus isolate mIctTri1 chromosome 9, mIctTri1.hap1, whole genome shotgun sequence:
- the Fbxl5 gene encoding F-box/LRR-repeat protein 5 isoform X3, producing the protein MVGDKGDWYSGPATELDTEPDEEWVKSRKDESRAFQEWDEDADIDESEESAEESIAISIAQMEKRLLHGLIHNVLPYVGTSVKTLVLAYSSAVSSKMVRQILELCPNLEHLDLTQTDISDSAFDSWSWLGCCQSLRHLDLSGCEKITDVALEKISRALGILTSHQSGFLKTSASKITSTTWKNKDITMQSTKRYACLQSLTDKGIGEEIDNEHAWTKSVSSESFSSPYVWMLDAEDLADIEDAVEWRHRNVESLCVMETASNFGCSSTACYSKDIVGLRTSVCWQQHCASPAFAYCGHSFCCTGTALRTMSALPESSAMCRKSSRTTLPRGKDIIYFGSEKPDQETGQETGRVLLFLSLSGCYQITDHGLRVLTLGGGLPYLEHLNLSGCLTVTGAGLQDLVSACPSLNDEYFYYCDNINGPHADTASGCQNLQCGFRACCRSGE; encoded by the exons ATGGTAGGAGACAAAG GTGACTGGTATAGTGGTCCTGCTACCGAACTTGATACTGAGCCTGATGAGGAATGGGTGAAAAGTAGGAAAGATGAAAGTCGGGCTTTTCAGGAGTGGGATGAAGATGCTGATATAGATGAATCTG AAGAGTCTGCAGAAGAATCGATTGCCATCAGCATTGCACAGATGGAAAAACGTTTACTCCATGGCTTAATTCATAATGTTCTTCCATATGTTGGTACTTCCGTAAAAACTTTAGTATTAGCATACAGTTCTGCAGTTTCCAGCAAAATG GTTAGGCAGATTTTAGAACTTTGTCCTAACTTGGAGCATCTGGATCTTACCCAAACTGACATTTCAGATTCTGCATTTGACag TTGGTCTTGGCTTGGTTGTTGCCAGAGTCTTAGGCATCTTGATCTGTCTGGATGTGAGAAAATCACAGATGTGGCTCTAGAGAAGATTTCCAGAGCTCTTGGAATTCTGACATCTCATCAAAGTGGCTTTTTGAAAACTTCTGCAAGCAAAATTACTTCGActacatggaaaaataaagacattaccATGCAGTCCACCAAGCGGTATGCCTGTTTGCAAAGTTTAACTGACAAAGGCATTGGAGAAGAAATAGATAACGAACACGCCTGGACTAAGTCTGTTTCTTCTGAAAGTTTCTCTTCTCCTTACGTGTGGATGTTAGATGCTGAAGATTTGGCTGATATTGAAGATGCTGTAGAATGGAGACATAGAAATGTTGAAAGTCTCTGTGTAATGGAAACAGCATCCAACTTTGGTTGTTCTTCAACTGCTTGTTACAGTAAGGATATTGTTGGACTAAGGACTAGTGTCTGTTGGCAGCAGCATTGTGCTTCTCCAGCTTTTGCGTATTGTGGTCATTCATTCTGTTGCACAGGAACAGCCCTAAGAACTATGTCAGCACTCCCAGAGTCTTCTGCAATGTGTAGAAAATCATCAAGGACTACATTGCCTAGGGGAAAGGACATAATTTACTTTGGGAGTGAAAAACCTGATCAAGAGACTGGCCAAGAGACTGGCCGtgtacttttgtttctcagtctTTCTGGATGTTATCAGATCACAGACCATGGTCTCAG GGTTTTGACTCTGGGAGGAGGGCTGCCTTACTTGGAGCACCTTAATCTCTCTGGCTGTCTTACTGTAACTGGTGCAGGCCTTCAGGATTTGGTCTCAGCATGTCCTTCTCTAAATGATGAATACTTTTACTACTGTGACAACATTAACG GTCCTCATGCTGACACCGCCAGTGGATGCCAGAACTTGCAGTGTGGTTTTCGAGCCTGCTGCCGCTCTGGCGAATGA
- the Fbxl5 gene encoding F-box/LRR-repeat protein 5 isoform X2, with the protein MHEQIENEYIIGLLQQRSQTIYNVHSDNKLSEMLSLFEKGLKNVKNEYEQLNYAKQLKERLEAFTRDFLPHMKEEEEVFQPMLMEYFTYEELKDIKKKVIAQHCSQKDTAELLRGLSLWNQAEERQKFFKYSVDEKSDIEAEVSQHSTGITHLPPEVMLSIFSYLNPQELCRCSQVSTKWSQLAKTGSLWKHLYPVHWARGDWYSGPATELDTEPDEEWVKSRKDESRAFQEWDEDADIDESEESAEESIAISIAQMEKRLLHGLIHNVLPYVGTSVKTLVLAYSSAVSSKMVRQILELCPNLEHLDLTQTDISDSAFDSWSWLGCCQSLRHLDLSGCEKITDVALEKISRALGILTSHQSGFLKTSASKITSTTWKNKDITMQSTKRYACLQSLTDKGIGEEIDNEHAWTKSVSSESFSSPYVWMLDAEDLADIEDAVEWRHRNVESLCVMETASNFGCSSTACYSKDIVGLRTSVCWQQHCASPAFAYCGHSFCCTGTALRTMSALPESSAMCRKSSRTTLPRGKDIIYFGSEKPDQETGQETGRVLLFLSLSGCYQITDHGLRVLTLGGGLPYLEHLNLSGCLTVTGAGLQDLVSACPSLNDEYFYYCDNINGPHADTASGCQNLQCGFRACCRSGE; encoded by the exons ATGCATGAACAGATTGAAAATGAATACATTATTGGTTTGCTTCAACAACGCAGCCAGACCATTTATAATGTACATTCTGACAATAAACTCTCTGAGATGCTTAGCCTCTTTGAAAAGGGACTGAAGAATGTTAAG AATGAATATGAGCAGTTAAATTATGCAAAACAGCTGAAAGAGAGATTGGAGGCCTTTACAAGAGATTTCCTTCCTCAcatgaaagaggaggaagag GTTTTTCAGCCCATGTTAATGGAATATTTCACCTATGAGGAACTTAAGgacattaaaaagaaagtgattGCACAGCATTGCTCTCAGAAGGATACCGCAGAACTCCTTAGAGGGCTTAGCCTATGGAATCAAGCTGAAGAGCGACAgaagtttttcaaatattctgtGGATGAAAAGTCAGACATAG AAGCAGAAGTGTCACAGCACTCCACGGGTATAACCCATCTTCCTCCTGAGGTAATGCTGTCAATTTTCAGTTATCTTAATCCTCAAGAATTATGTCGATGCAGTCAAGTCAGCACTAAATGGTCTCAACTGGCAAAAACGGGATCACTTTGGAAACATCTTTACCCTGTTCATTGGGCCAGAG GTGACTGGTATAGTGGTCCTGCTACCGAACTTGATACTGAGCCTGATGAGGAATGGGTGAAAAGTAGGAAAGATGAAAGTCGGGCTTTTCAGGAGTGGGATGAAGATGCTGATATAGATGAATCTG AAGAGTCTGCAGAAGAATCGATTGCCATCAGCATTGCACAGATGGAAAAACGTTTACTCCATGGCTTAATTCATAATGTTCTTCCATATGTTGGTACTTCCGTAAAAACTTTAGTATTAGCATACAGTTCTGCAGTTTCCAGCAAAATG GTTAGGCAGATTTTAGAACTTTGTCCTAACTTGGAGCATCTGGATCTTACCCAAACTGACATTTCAGATTCTGCATTTGACag TTGGTCTTGGCTTGGTTGTTGCCAGAGTCTTAGGCATCTTGATCTGTCTGGATGTGAGAAAATCACAGATGTGGCTCTAGAGAAGATTTCCAGAGCTCTTGGAATTCTGACATCTCATCAAAGTGGCTTTTTGAAAACTTCTGCAAGCAAAATTACTTCGActacatggaaaaataaagacattaccATGCAGTCCACCAAGCGGTATGCCTGTTTGCAAAGTTTAACTGACAAAGGCATTGGAGAAGAAATAGATAACGAACACGCCTGGACTAAGTCTGTTTCTTCTGAAAGTTTCTCTTCTCCTTACGTGTGGATGTTAGATGCTGAAGATTTGGCTGATATTGAAGATGCTGTAGAATGGAGACATAGAAATGTTGAAAGTCTCTGTGTAATGGAAACAGCATCCAACTTTGGTTGTTCTTCAACTGCTTGTTACAGTAAGGATATTGTTGGACTAAGGACTAGTGTCTGTTGGCAGCAGCATTGTGCTTCTCCAGCTTTTGCGTATTGTGGTCATTCATTCTGTTGCACAGGAACAGCCCTAAGAACTATGTCAGCACTCCCAGAGTCTTCTGCAATGTGTAGAAAATCATCAAGGACTACATTGCCTAGGGGAAAGGACATAATTTACTTTGGGAGTGAAAAACCTGATCAAGAGACTGGCCAAGAGACTGGCCGtgtacttttgtttctcagtctTTCTGGATGTTATCAGATCACAGACCATGGTCTCAG GGTTTTGACTCTGGGAGGAGGGCTGCCTTACTTGGAGCACCTTAATCTCTCTGGCTGTCTTACTGTAACTGGTGCAGGCCTTCAGGATTTGGTCTCAGCATGTCCTTCTCTAAATGATGAATACTTTTACTACTGTGACAACATTAACG GTCCTCATGCTGACACCGCCAGTGGATGCCAGAACTTGCAGTGTGGTTTTCGAGCCTGCTGCCGCTCTGGCGAATGA
- the Fbxl5 gene encoding F-box/LRR-repeat protein 5 isoform X1: MAPFPEEVDVFTAPHWRMKQLVGLYCDKLSKTNFSNNNDFRALLQSLYATFKEFKMHEQIENEYIIGLLQQRSQTIYNVHSDNKLSEMLSLFEKGLKNVKNEYEQLNYAKQLKERLEAFTRDFLPHMKEEEEVFQPMLMEYFTYEELKDIKKKVIAQHCSQKDTAELLRGLSLWNQAEERQKFFKYSVDEKSDIEAEVSQHSTGITHLPPEVMLSIFSYLNPQELCRCSQVSTKWSQLAKTGSLWKHLYPVHWARGDWYSGPATELDTEPDEEWVKSRKDESRAFQEWDEDADIDESEESAEESIAISIAQMEKRLLHGLIHNVLPYVGTSVKTLVLAYSSAVSSKMVRQILELCPNLEHLDLTQTDISDSAFDSWSWLGCCQSLRHLDLSGCEKITDVALEKISRALGILTSHQSGFLKTSASKITSTTWKNKDITMQSTKRYACLQSLTDKGIGEEIDNEHAWTKSVSSESFSSPYVWMLDAEDLADIEDAVEWRHRNVESLCVMETASNFGCSSTACYSKDIVGLRTSVCWQQHCASPAFAYCGHSFCCTGTALRTMSALPESSAMCRKSSRTTLPRGKDIIYFGSEKPDQETGQETGRVLLFLSLSGCYQITDHGLRVLTLGGGLPYLEHLNLSGCLTVTGAGLQDLVSACPSLNDEYFYYCDNINGPHADTASGCQNLQCGFRACCRSGE; the protein is encoded by the exons cTTTCTAAAACCAACTTTTCCAACAACAACGATTTCCGTGCTCTTCTGCAGTCTTTGTATGCTACTTTCAAGGAGTTCAAAATGCATGAACAGATTGAAAATGAATACATTATTGGTTTGCTTCAACAACGCAGCCAGACCATTTATAATGTACATTCTGACAATAAACTCTCTGAGATGCTTAGCCTCTTTGAAAAGGGACTGAAGAATGTTAAG AATGAATATGAGCAGTTAAATTATGCAAAACAGCTGAAAGAGAGATTGGAGGCCTTTACAAGAGATTTCCTTCCTCAcatgaaagaggaggaagag GTTTTTCAGCCCATGTTAATGGAATATTTCACCTATGAGGAACTTAAGgacattaaaaagaaagtgattGCACAGCATTGCTCTCAGAAGGATACCGCAGAACTCCTTAGAGGGCTTAGCCTATGGAATCAAGCTGAAGAGCGACAgaagtttttcaaatattctgtGGATGAAAAGTCAGACATAG AAGCAGAAGTGTCACAGCACTCCACGGGTATAACCCATCTTCCTCCTGAGGTAATGCTGTCAATTTTCAGTTATCTTAATCCTCAAGAATTATGTCGATGCAGTCAAGTCAGCACTAAATGGTCTCAACTGGCAAAAACGGGATCACTTTGGAAACATCTTTACCCTGTTCATTGGGCCAGAG GTGACTGGTATAGTGGTCCTGCTACCGAACTTGATACTGAGCCTGATGAGGAATGGGTGAAAAGTAGGAAAGATGAAAGTCGGGCTTTTCAGGAGTGGGATGAAGATGCTGATATAGATGAATCTG AAGAGTCTGCAGAAGAATCGATTGCCATCAGCATTGCACAGATGGAAAAACGTTTACTCCATGGCTTAATTCATAATGTTCTTCCATATGTTGGTACTTCCGTAAAAACTTTAGTATTAGCATACAGTTCTGCAGTTTCCAGCAAAATG GTTAGGCAGATTTTAGAACTTTGTCCTAACTTGGAGCATCTGGATCTTACCCAAACTGACATTTCAGATTCTGCATTTGACag TTGGTCTTGGCTTGGTTGTTGCCAGAGTCTTAGGCATCTTGATCTGTCTGGATGTGAGAAAATCACAGATGTGGCTCTAGAGAAGATTTCCAGAGCTCTTGGAATTCTGACATCTCATCAAAGTGGCTTTTTGAAAACTTCTGCAAGCAAAATTACTTCGActacatggaaaaataaagacattaccATGCAGTCCACCAAGCGGTATGCCTGTTTGCAAAGTTTAACTGACAAAGGCATTGGAGAAGAAATAGATAACGAACACGCCTGGACTAAGTCTGTTTCTTCTGAAAGTTTCTCTTCTCCTTACGTGTGGATGTTAGATGCTGAAGATTTGGCTGATATTGAAGATGCTGTAGAATGGAGACATAGAAATGTTGAAAGTCTCTGTGTAATGGAAACAGCATCCAACTTTGGTTGTTCTTCAACTGCTTGTTACAGTAAGGATATTGTTGGACTAAGGACTAGTGTCTGTTGGCAGCAGCATTGTGCTTCTCCAGCTTTTGCGTATTGTGGTCATTCATTCTGTTGCACAGGAACAGCCCTAAGAACTATGTCAGCACTCCCAGAGTCTTCTGCAATGTGTAGAAAATCATCAAGGACTACATTGCCTAGGGGAAAGGACATAATTTACTTTGGGAGTGAAAAACCTGATCAAGAGACTGGCCAAGAGACTGGCCGtgtacttttgtttctcagtctTTCTGGATGTTATCAGATCACAGACCATGGTCTCAG GGTTTTGACTCTGGGAGGAGGGCTGCCTTACTTGGAGCACCTTAATCTCTCTGGCTGTCTTACTGTAACTGGTGCAGGCCTTCAGGATTTGGTCTCAGCATGTCCTTCTCTAAATGATGAATACTTTTACTACTGTGACAACATTAACG GTCCTCATGCTGACACCGCCAGTGGATGCCAGAACTTGCAGTGTGGTTTTCGAGCCTGCTGCCGCTCTGGCGAATGA